A window of Gammaproteobacteria bacterium genomic DNA:
GTATGGGCACTATAGCACATTCTTATCTTGTTCGCGTGGTTATAATTTAAGCAATTTCGGCGTTATGATAAATATCCTGGACGTCATCGCAATCGTTAAGCAGGTCCATGAATTTCTCAAAAACAGACGCATCCTCCTGGCTCAGCGCCGTGGTATTCTGGGGGATAAAGCTGATTTCCTCTACATCCAGTTCGACGTCGGGCAGGGCTTGGGCCAGGGCAGTTTTAGCTTTATAAAACTCTGAGGCGGGTGTTAGAACAGTAATGACACCGGCGTCACTTTCAATATCACTCACGTCAACGTCTGCCTCCATGAGAGCATCGAGGATGGCTTCCTCGTCACTACCTTTAAATTCAAAAATGGCTCGATGATCAAATAAATGTGCTACCGCTCCGGGAGAGCCGATTTTGGACTTGGTTTTGGTGAAGCAATGCCGTACTTCGCCAAAGGTGCGGTTATTATTATCGGTGAGGCAATCGACAATGACCATGCAGCCGCCGGGCCCAAAGCCCTCGAATCGCACGGTAACAAAATCCTCGCCACCGCCGCCCTTGGCTTTATCCAACGCTTTTTCAATGACATGGGCCGGGACTTGGTCTTTTTTGGCTTTGTCTATCAAGCGTCGTAAAGTCAAATTACCATCCGGGTCGATGCCGCCGTTTTTTGCACACACATAGATTTCTTTACCGTATTTGGAATAGACCTTGGCTTTGGCATCTGACGTTTTGGCGATTGATGCTTTACGGTTTTGATAGGCTCTGCCCATGTATTGACCTCATTAAGGTGGAAAAATTTTTTGGCTATTTTACTGGAAATGAATACCCCAAATCCATGTTTGGGCGGTGTTGGTTGGCAGGGATTGAATTGTAAGTTTTGTGACTGATACCTCACTACCGGGGGTGCCGAAAACTTGCCTTGCGACGACATAATGTTAATTGTTTCTGACGGGAATAACCATACAATATTAGTGGAAAATAGTCAACGCTTTGATGTTAAAAAGATTTCCAGAATGTAAATTCTAATCACGCAAGGAATCGATGTTTAAAGATCTGTAACAATTAAGCCGATATAAATGTATCAGCTAATGACACAGTTTTTCTAGGAAGAATATCATGCCGCAAATTCATCGTTACTCGGTTAAGAGTCTGTTTTTGACTGGATTGTTTTGTGCCGTATTTGCCATCACCGCAATTACGATCACTGCATTCAGTTCCTTGTATTGGATTACTTCCAGTGCCAATACTTTGGTTGAGCAGTCCATACAGCAAACCAGTCGTTTGGTGGAGCTGTCTGCGGCGTTGCCGGATGTTTCCTCAGAGTTTCAAACTCACCAGAAAAAGATGCAGAAATCCATCGATGTGGCGTCAGAAAAACTTATGCATGACAAATTTGATGTGTTAATGCTGCTGTCTGTAGTCGCCATTATTTCCTTGATGCTTATGGCTGCCGGGATTGGTATTTTGTCTAAAGTGATTTTTCCTTCGATTTCTCAGTTTCTTAATGCTGTTGAAGAATACAATGCCGGGGAACTGTCCTATCGGTTGGCTCATGAACAAATGCCCAAAGAACTGCAAAATGTGGCCACCGGATTCAATACTATGGCCCATCAGTTGGAACAATCCTATGCCAAGCTGGCTTACCATGCTACCAACGATGAGTTGACCGGGGTATACAATAGGCGCAAGTTCATCATGGACTTAGAGCGGGAAGTCAAACGGGCTAAGCGTTACAGCCGCGGAGTATCGTTGATGTTGATTGATATGGATGATTTTTCTTCCGTCAACGACAAACACGGCCATGAGTCCGGCGACAAAGTATTATGTAAGACTGTGGATTTCATCTACAAAAGCATTCGGGATTCCGACAGCCTGTATCGATATGGTAGTGAGGAGTTTGCTGTCATTTTGGTGGAGATTTCAGATCAGGATACCGGCATTGTGGGCGAGCGAATTCGCGAAAGTATTTGCGAATATCCTATCGCCTTGCCGGGTGGAATCAATGTGGAGACCAGCGTCAGTATTGGAATTGCGAACTTTCCGTCCCATTCCGATAACGAAATCAATTTGATTCATGCGGCTGACGAAGCCTTGTACCGGGCCAAATCGCAAGGAAAAAACCAAGTGGTACATACCAACGAAATGGTTCGCGCGAAAGCGGGCTAAGTGAACCCCCTGATGTTCCCGCGTTAGTAGCGGCGCGGGGCTTTTTAATCCGGCTTATGGCCGGATTTTTCTTGTCCAGCGGATTGTATCCTCCGTTCACTCCCGGTCATCAGCTCTTCAAATCCAATTCATGGGCGCGGTTGCGTTTCTTAGTTTAGCCGGTGTATTGGACATGTGCCGTGAATAAGGTAAGCTCAAGTATCAACCGGACGGCTTTATGCGAGGTGACAAATGAGTACTCCAGCAATTCATACCGCACCAGAGCGGGTGTTGTATCTTGCTCAGGGTTCGGAATGTGAGGTCATGCGTTCGGCCTATGAGCGCCAATTGCCTTTGCTCATCAAAGGGCCTACCGGTTGCGGTAAAACCCGATTCGTACGTCATATGGCTGCGCAACTGGGGCGTCCCTTATACACGGTTTCTTGTCATGACGAGTTATCGGCCGCAGATTTGGTGGGGCGGTTTTTAATTCGAGGTGAGGAAACCGTGTGGCAGGATGGGCCTTTGACCCAGGCGGTGCGTGAAGGGGCTATTTGTTATCTGGATGAAGTGGTGGAAGCCCGCAAGGATACCACGGTGATTTTGCATCCCCTGACTGATGACCGGCGCGAGTTGCCTCTGGAGAAAACCGCAGAATTGGTCAAGGCGCCGGCAGAATTCATGCTGGTGATCTCCTATAATCCAGGTTACCAGAACATGTTTAAAAACTTAAAACCGAGCACTCGCCAGCGGTTTGTTGCTCTGACGTTTCAGTTTCCCAAGCCGGAATTAGAGCTGGCTATTCTGCAACAAGAAACGGGAATCAATGAATCCATGGCAAAAAAATTGGTGGAGTTGGGTGGTAACCTGCGTGCGTTGCAGGGACACGACCTGGAGGAGGTGCCCTCAACTCGCTTATTGGTGCATGCGGCTATGCTCATTATGAACGGCCTCAATCCGGCTGAATCCTGTCGTGTGGCAGTGGTGGAAGCATTAACGGACGATCCTTTGATTCAGGAAGGGCTATGGGAAATTGTGCAATCCATCGTGGTTTCGTGAGTCCGAATTCCATTGTGTGTATCACACTAACTCATGCAAAGTGAACTGCTTCATTACCTCCCGCTTCGTTACGCTCTAGGGTTGCAGGCTGAGCCGCAATATCCCCAAGCGGTGGTGAAGCTGGAACACATCGAAAAAAGCTTGAATATCTACTTGCATGCACTAACCCGTTCCTGCGAGATCAAACTGGAACCGGCTCCGGCGCTTAGGATGCTACAACGCTATTCCTTGCATCGCCATGCCCATTCGCTGGTGCGTCAGGAAAGTGGTATTGCTCGCTTACCCCAACAGATTCAAAGATTTGAACAAAAAGAATTAAACCGAGATTTGTATTTTTGGCTCACGGCATATCTTGCTTTTGACCAACCGTTACCGAGCCCGGATTCAGAGGCCGCTCACTTGCCGGAAGCTTTGGGGCACATATTGCAAGGCGTTATGACCAGTGCCAGGGTGTTACAGGCTTGTCCGGGGCTGGCGCCACGGTATCAGCGCTTATGTCGAGCCTGTTTGTTGGAGCGGGATCGTATTACCGTATTACACAGGTGCAAATCCGCTCGGGACGTGGATATGGAGGGGGCTATACGTAAAGCCCTGGGCGATGATTCCGTAGAGGTGTCGCGTTGGCTGCATCATGCCTTGGACGCCGCAGGGGTCGGGGTGCTGTTACCTAATCCTCCAAAGCAATGGTTAGAGCCATCCTTGGCATACTGGCCTGCTCCGGTATGGGGGCGTCCGCTTCAAAAAGCGGCGGCGCTGGAATTGGGTTCGTTTGATATGATTGATGAAGACTTGATCGAGGTTAAACCCGAATCGAAAAAAGCCGTTGATGAGTTGGATTTGTCCGAGTACCTGGAAGCACCGGATGATGTGACCGGTGAGGAACTCAGTGGTAATTTTTTATACCCGGAGTGGAATTGCAAAACGGAATCCTATCGGGAAAATTGGTGTCGTGTGATCGAGGAAGAGCAGGAGCGCGATGATTGGGTGGAACCGCCGCCTCATTTAGGCAAACTGTCCCGCCGGGTGCGACGCCAGTTTGAAGCCTTGCGTACCGATGACCGTTGGTTGCGTCGTGTAACCGATGGTGAAGAAGTGGATATGGATGATTTTATTGATGCCGTGTCACAGCGACGGGGTTGTGGCTATGCCAGTGAGCGCTTATATCGCCATCGTAAGCGCGATGATCGGGAGTTGGCAGTGATGGTGTTATTGGATGTTTCCAAATCCACTCAATCCATGTTAGATGGAGCCCGGGTCATTGATGTGGAGCGTCAAGCAATGATTGTAATGGCCGAAGCGCTGGCCGAGGTGGGTGATACGTTTTCCATTTATGCTTTTTCCGGATATGGGCGGGTACAGGTCGATTGTTTGCGCGTCAAAGCGTTTGATGAAAGTTACGGCGCAGCGGTGCGCGAACGTATTTTTTCTCTCACGCCCCGAGGTTCCACCCGTCTCGGAGCCGCTTTACGGCACATGGCAAAGCGGTTACGAACCCGGCAGGAACGCCATAAACTTTTGTTGATGTTAACCGATGGTCGGCCTTACGATCCGGCAGATCACTATAAAGGTCTATATGCTTTGGAGGATACACGCAAAGCCCTGCAGGAGATGCAAACGGAGGGTATATACGCTTACGGGTTAACTATAGATCAGTCCGGATTGGAGTACCTGCCTTACTTATTTGGGCCGGGGAGATATACCGTATTCAGTAACGTGCTCACGCTACCGGAATTTTTACCGAAGTTATATGCCAGGCTAACCGGTCTGGGTGTTTAAAGATGGTTTTGCATTGGATGTGCTACACTTTTTTGGAAGTCCGTTTTTTTTAGTGAGTATCAAAGATTCCTTCCTTTAACAGCAGTGTTCCGGTCGGTGGTTATGATTAAATTTATCAGTAAAAATATGATAACCGGTTTGGTGGCAGTTTTGCCGGTGGTGTTAACCTTCTATTTGTTATATTGGATGGCGGTGTCCGCAGAAACCATTTTAGGTAATCTAATCCGCTTGGCACTTCCCAAAGAATACTATTGGCCGGGTATGGGCTTGGCGACCGGGTTGCTGGCAGTATTCTTGTTAGGGATGTTAATGCATGTGTACGTGATTCGGCGCTTGTTCTTAAAGGGAGAGCAACTGTTTTACCATATGCCGCTGATAAAGTCCGTTTATCGGTCCATGCGGGATTTCTTTAATTACTTTTCCCCATCGCAAAAGAAAGGTTTTGCCAAAGTGGTTGCTGTGACCTTGGGGGAAATGCAGTTAATTGGATTTGTGACGCAGGATAACTACCAGAGGATGCCTGAGAATTTTCGCCGGGAAGGCAGTGTGTTGGTTTATTTACCATTAAGCTATATGATTGGGGGTTATGCCGTACTGGTGCCTCGAACGGCAGTTCGGCCGGTGGATATGAGTGTAGAAGAGGCGATGCGTTTTACATTAACGGCAGGGGTCGCAGGCAGCCGTAAAGAAGCCGGCGATTCGAAAAAGAAAGCGGAGGGAGGGAAAACGTAGGAGAGGTTGTGAGGCAACAACCCTCCCTCCACTAAAGGGCTTTCCCAGTGCTCACTCATTGTGTTCCGCTACTTTGAACATGCCATTCTGGGTATAGGCCGGACGTAATTGCCGTGGGTCCAATTTAGCGGCACTGTCCAGGCCCCGGCGTAGACTGGAACACTGTTGGGATTCTACCGCATTAAGATTGCGGGTTACGCGTACGGCTTTGACTAAAAACTGGCCGTGTTCATTGCTAAGTACCGTACCGTCTTTAAGGTGAAAATGGGCATCTTCCTCGTCATCCCAGGGCAGACCCCATAGACGGCCTTCTCCATAATAACTCAATGTGTGGCGGGAACCGTGGTGCGGATTACCGGCAGCGCTCGTATTGGTGCGATCATTGTCTGCACTGTGGGTGTAACGAAAAATGAGCGGGTAGTGTTCATGGACAGCGACACTCTGGCCTTGCCGTACCGGGTAGGGTTCCGCCTGTTCGTAAGGGCGGTAGTTGCCATCTTCGGCGTGATACAGTTTGTACAGCACTTTGGTGTCGCTGCCGTCGCGGTTGCTGAAGCATATACCGGTTTCCGGGGTTCGGTTACCACGACTCAGGATGTGATTGCGGTTAAAACTTTGGATGGAGTCCAGTTCTTCCGGTAATCCCATGTAGTCGTACTGTAGGACCGAGCGGCTGATTCCTGACTCGCCTTTAACACCGTTGAGCAAAACCACGGAACGGGCATGGTAAGTGTAAGGAGTATTGCGGCCGAAGCTGGAGCTGAGTTCCAAACGGTTTTGGCCGTGGGTATCTTTGCGTACGCGAACGTAGCCGATACCGTACTCCCTGGGGTCGCCAATATTCCCGCCGTAGAGTCCGTCATCTACTGTGATTTCATAGCTCATGCTGAAAATACCGTAGGGACTGTCGGCGTTGGCACTTTGTTCTATTTTTATTTGAGCCGCCAGCGAGGCATTGACTGCCTGTGGATGACTCAGATTCAGATCCGATTGCGGTAACTCAGTTCTTAGGCTGACATATTGGGCGGTTGCGGCGCTATTACGTTTGGACTCTATTTTAACGTTGAGATTGTTGGCCTGTAATTCCTCACCCATGCGACAGTTGCCCGTGGCAACAACACGCTGGTAAGGTCCTTTGTTGATGTTTTTATCAGCTTGGGTTTGGTGCAGTAAACAAAGCACCAGATTCACCGTATCCAGGTTCGGTGCCGGACCGTCAGTACTCAGTTCGGTCGATGTATAGTGGAGCAGTTTGTCGCTGTGGTATTCGCTTGTGGCACTATCAACGCTGTCGCTGGATGCCGCCGTAGATTGCAGCGGAGAAATGTGTAACGGTAACGCCAGTCCGTCTAATTGGGTAACGGTTTGGCTGGAGCAGGCAGACAATAACAGCGATGAAAGTAGGAGTGGTTTTTTATACATAGTTACGCACCTGTGTAAATAGTTGCCTCTGATTTAAAACTTGGTTTTGAATCTACGTGTCTTAAAAATTAGCAGACAGCTAAGAATTGGGAAATAAGCTAAACGTCCTAAGCTGTACTGACGCCTTAGTCCATTGGGATTAGGTAGATAGGGTTTTTACTCTCCAGACTGAATGCTTGCTGAACCGGTGTTGAAGAATATGTGCATGGTGGTGGTGGGGAAGGCTCCGATTTTTGTGGCCGTGAGGGCCAAAGACGGGTTAACGTAATGGGTGTATCGTTACGACACTGTGTTTAATATTGCAGGATTTGCCTGACGACTGTGGATATTAAGGTGCCAGGTGCCTGTTGGGGTATGACCGGGT
This region includes:
- a CDS encoding VWA domain-containing protein encodes the protein MQSELLHYLPLRYALGLQAEPQYPQAVVKLEHIEKSLNIYLHALTRSCEIKLEPAPALRMLQRYSLHRHAHSLVRQESGIARLPQQIQRFEQKELNRDLYFWLTAYLAFDQPLPSPDSEAAHLPEALGHILQGVMTSARVLQACPGLAPRYQRLCRACLLERDRITVLHRCKSARDVDMEGAIRKALGDDSVEVSRWLHHALDAAGVGVLLPNPPKQWLEPSLAYWPAPVWGRPLQKAAALELGSFDMIDEDLIEVKPESKKAVDELDLSEYLEAPDDVTGEELSGNFLYPEWNCKTESYRENWCRVIEEEQERDDWVEPPPHLGKLSRRVRRQFEALRTDDRWLRRVTDGEEVDMDDFIDAVSQRRGCGYASERLYRHRKRDDRELAVMVLLDVSKSTQSMLDGARVIDVERQAMIVMAEALAEVGDTFSIYAFSGYGRVQVDCLRVKAFDESYGAAVRERIFSLTPRGSTRLGAALRHMAKRLRTRQERHKLLLMLTDGRPYDPADHYKGLYALEDTRKALQEMQTEGIYAYGLTIDQSGLEYLPYLFGPGRYTVFSNVLTLPEFLPKLYARLTGLGV
- a CDS encoding GGDEF domain-containing protein; this translates as MPQIHRYSVKSLFLTGLFCAVFAITAITITAFSSLYWITSSANTLVEQSIQQTSRLVELSAALPDVSSEFQTHQKKMQKSIDVASEKLMHDKFDVLMLLSVVAIISLMLMAAGIGILSKVIFPSISQFLNAVEEYNAGELSYRLAHEQMPKELQNVATGFNTMAHQLEQSYAKLAYHATNDELTGVYNRRKFIMDLEREVKRAKRYSRGVSLMLIDMDDFSSVNDKHGHESGDKVLCKTVDFIYKSIRDSDSLYRYGSEEFAVILVEISDQDTGIVGERIRESICEYPIALPGGINVETSVSIGIANFPSHSDNEINLIHAADEALYRAKSQGKNQVVHTNEMVRAKAG
- a CDS encoding YebC/PmpR family DNA-binding transcriptional regulator; translated protein: MGRAYQNRKASIAKTSDAKAKVYSKYGKEIYVCAKNGGIDPDGNLTLRRLIDKAKKDQVPAHVIEKALDKAKGGGGEDFVTVRFEGFGPGGCMVIVDCLTDNNNRTFGEVRHCFTKTKSKIGSPGAVAHLFDHRAIFEFKGSDEEAILDALMEADVDVSDIESDAGVITVLTPASEFYKAKTALAQALPDVELDVEEISFIPQNTTALSQEDASVFEKFMDLLNDCDDVQDIYHNAEIA
- a CDS encoding DUF502 domain-containing protein, producing the protein MIKFISKNMITGLVAVLPVVLTFYLLYWMAVSAETILGNLIRLALPKEYYWPGMGLATGLLAVFLLGMLMHVYVIRRLFLKGEQLFYHMPLIKSVYRSMRDFFNYFSPSQKKGFAKVVAVTLGEMQLIGFVTQDNYQRMPENFRREGSVLVYLPLSYMIGGYAVLVPRTAVRPVDMSVEEAMRFTLTAGVAGSRKEAGDSKKKAEGGKT
- a CDS encoding CbbQ/NirQ/NorQ/GpvN family protein yields the protein MRSAYERQLPLLIKGPTGCGKTRFVRHMAAQLGRPLYTVSCHDELSAADLVGRFLIRGEETVWQDGPLTQAVREGAICYLDEVVEARKDTTVILHPLTDDRRELPLEKTAELVKAPAEFMLVISYNPGYQNMFKNLKPSTRQRFVALTFQFPKPELELAILQQETGINESMAKKLVELGGNLRALQGHDLEEVPSTRLLVHAAMLIMNGLNPAESCRVAVVEALTDDPLIQEGLWEIVQSIVVS